In one Candidatus Binataceae bacterium genomic region, the following are encoded:
- a CDS encoding alpha/beta hydrolase: MKPRNFEMIKTNGVTLRTVVEGKGPLVILLHGFPQCWYLWRHQIDPLVTAGYQVAVPDQRGYGGSDRPEAIEAYNIVELSNDVAGLATALGHERFIVVGHDWGAPVAWHTALLHRERVRAVVGMSVPYTRWKAHTFTRQETFGDQFWYMVYFQKPGVAEAELEADVRKSLRMMYYAICGEAPPGLWTTPKPASAKLLDGMIDPPTLPSWLTAEDLDYYVAQYERSGFRGPINWYRNIDRNVEITPQLENAKIEQQAFFITGAKDLVLSFAGGLWMNEMDKWVPNLRGKVIIDGAGHWVQAERPAETNKALLDFLATVA; encoded by the coding sequence GTGAAACCACGCAATTTCGAGATGATCAAAACCAACGGCGTCACGCTGCGCACCGTCGTCGAGGGCAAGGGGCCGCTGGTGATTCTCCTGCATGGCTTTCCGCAATGCTGGTATCTCTGGCGTCATCAGATCGATCCGCTCGTCACGGCCGGCTATCAGGTGGCCGTGCCGGATCAGCGCGGCTATGGCGGCAGCGATCGGCCCGAAGCGATCGAAGCCTACAACATTGTCGAGCTGAGCAACGATGTCGCCGGCCTCGCCACCGCACTCGGTCACGAACGCTTTATCGTCGTCGGTCACGATTGGGGTGCGCCAGTCGCCTGGCATACTGCCTTGCTGCATCGTGAACGAGTGCGCGCCGTCGTCGGCATGAGCGTGCCCTACACGCGCTGGAAGGCTCACACCTTCACCCGGCAAGAGACGTTCGGGGATCAGTTCTGGTACATGGTTTACTTTCAGAAACCGGGGGTCGCCGAGGCCGAGCTCGAAGCCGACGTGCGCAAATCGCTGCGCATGATGTACTACGCCATCTGCGGCGAGGCGCCCCCGGGCTTATGGACGACGCCCAAGCCGGCTTCCGCCAAACTGCTCGACGGCATGATCGATCCGCCGACGCTGCCATCGTGGCTCACCGCCGAAGACCTCGATTACTACGTCGCGCAATACGAACGGAGCGGCTTTCGCGGGCCGATCAACTGGTATCGCAATATCGATCGCAACGTCGAGATTACCCCGCAACTCGAAAACGCGAAGATCGAACAGCAGGCGTTTTTTATCACCGGCGCCAAAGACCTCGTGCTCTCATTTGCCGGCGGCCTCTGGATGAACGAGATGGACAAGTGGGTCCCCAATCTGCGCGGCAAGGTGATAATCGACGGCGCGGGACATTGGGTCCAGGCCGAGCGCCCAGCCGAGACCAACAAGGCGCTGCTCGATTTTCTCGCTACCGTGGCTTAG